DNA sequence from the Streptomyces sp. HUAS 15-9 genome:
GCGTGCCGCCCTCCCTGATCAGGATGTCGGTCTCCGGGTAACGCCTCAGGAACTCCTCGGGGGACGAGATGTAGAGGGGGGCACGGGTACGCAGGGCGTCCCCCACCGGATTCGTTTCCCGCACTGCCCACTGCCCGTCCAGCAGTCGGGTGAAGCGCTCCGAATGTCCCCGGGAGCCGACCACCGTCAGCCGGTCGCCGACCACGCCGACCATGACGAGTCCGGTCGCCCCGAGGGGGGTCATCACGCCGTCGGCCACCGCCGCCATCACGTCCTGGGCCGTGACAGCCTCGGCCAGCTCCCGTGTGATCCGCTGCACCAGGGCCGCGCGCTCCGCGCCGGCCCGCTCCGCGGCGGCCCGTTCGGCCTCCCGCAGATGCCGCTCGGTGGTGTCGGTGATGTAGAGGGTGAGGCCTTCGGGCACCGGTACCAGCCGCAGGTGGTACCAGGACCTGCCGTCCGACCCCGGTACGTCGAATCCGGCCGGCTGGCCCTCGGCCACTGTGGCCCGGCACCGTTGTTCCAGCCCCGGCACGGCGCTTACGACGGGAATGTCCCAGAGCAGGGATCCGGCCACGTCTCCCGCGGCGCCGAGGAGTTGTTCGGCGGCCTGGTTGAGGAATCCGATGCGCCAGTCCGTGTCCAGGGAGACGAAGCCGTCGCTCATGTGCCGCAGCGCCCGCCCCACCGATTCGGCGGCGGCATGCGTTTCACTGCTGTCCCTCAGGGTGCCGATCACCTTGACCGGCGCCCCCTCCTCGTCCGTGATCGTCCGGGCACAGGCCTCGATCCAGAGGTAGGTGCCGTCCTGGCGCCGGATCCGGTACTCGTTCTGGAAGCCGCCGCGCATCTGGATGCCCGTGTCGAAGCCGGCCACCACTCCTGGCAGGTCGTCCGGGTGGATCAGCTCCGCCCATGCCTCGATGCCGCCGTTCATCACCTCCGGATCGATGCCGGCCAGCACCTCCTCGACGGGCAGGTCGGCGGTCAGTGCGCCGGTGCGCAGGTCCCAGGTGTACGTGATGGAGGGCATCCGTTCCGCGTCCCACGGGGCGGCGGCCTCCCGTGGTCCTGGCCCGTTCTCCAGCGCGCGCAGCAGGGTGGGCGACGGATTGAGGATTCCGGACGCCCTGAGCCTCCCGGACATCCAAGCCGCCACCTCGGTCAGGAACTCACGCTCCGCCGCGCCGGGCTCGGCGCCCGGGGCGAAGAGGACGGAGAGCGCGCCGCGCCGCCAGCCGCCGCTCTGAATGGGAACGGCCAGGTGTCCGATGCCGGCGGGGAGCCCGGAAGGCCACAGGGCGGCGGGATCCCGGCCCGGCACCGGGTCGGGCGGGGCCAGGTCGGGCTGCCAGCTGGTGGTGTCGTTGCGGGCGGCCCTGCTGGGCGGCGCCGTGCCCCGTACCGGGATGATCACCCAGGGCCGGGTCATCGTCTCCGGCAGGCCGCTGTCGGCGACCAGGTAGAGGATGCCGCTCATGCCGCCGCCCGGCAGATGCACCATCCCGCCCAGGCCGTGCACCTCGGCCACCGCCTGCTGGAGCGCGGTCAGCAGTACGTCGACATCGCGCCGGTCCTCGTCCACGGCGTCCAGCAGCAGCATCCGCATGCGATGCCGCTCCACGGGCCGATCGCTCTGAAGGGTGCCCAGGCCCTGCGGCTGGTGCAGCAACTGGGGGACGTGGGGTATGGACGGGCCGCCGTGGTCCGCATCGCCGCCTCTGGTACTCACCACTGCCGACCCTCGCCTCCGCTCACCGCCTGGGTACCCGCCGGGACGCATGCAATCGGATGTGGACCCGCAACGATCTACATCCGTCCAATCCATCCTAATCGGAATAACCTAGGCGATTTCATTTGCATACGGAACCGTTCATCCGGTCACCGTATGTAGCGTCAGCTCACTCTTCGTCGCTGTGCAGCGTCGTCGACGTAGTCGTGGTGGGGGTGGACTGCGACTGCCGATCCTGGGGGTGCCGCGGCGGCCCGACAGCGGTCACGCCATAGGCATGTCGTCCGTCCGCTCACCCTCCGCCTGGGACGGCTCGGTCCTGGGGACGTCCGGGTGCTGCTCCATGGCCGCCCGCTCTGTCGGCTCCTCGCGCTCCCCTTCGGCCTGGGAGGGGGTGTGGGAGTACAGCCAGGCGTCGTAATCCGAGGCTCCGGTCTTCATGGCGGGCCTCCCTCGGTCGCTCATGTTCCATGGTCCTCCCCGGACCGCGGCAGCGCCAGGTCGGCCCATGACGCATCCGTGCATCGGCACCGTCGGCAACTCCGGGCGTCCGTCAGACGCCGCCGGCCACCGCCGTACCGAGAATCAGCAGTACGACACCGGTGACGACGCTCAGCCATCGACGCACCGTCGGACGTCTTTCTGACTCTCTTTCGGGACGTCGCCGAGGACATGACCGCGACCTGGACGGGCGAGGGTCCTTGACCTGCCCGCAGACCGGACCTCGCCGGACGGCTGCGGCCACACCACGGGCCACGCACACGACCCGGAGGACCGTAGGGTGCGGGCATGACGTCGCAGGCGTACCTCTCCGAACTGTTCTCGCTGGACGACCGGATCGCCGTGGTGACCGGCGGCAGCTCCGGCATCGGCCGAGCCATCGCGCGAGCCCTCGCGCGTGCGGGCGCGAGCGTCGTGGTCGTGGCCCGCAAGGAGGCGGAACTGGCCGCGACAGTGGGCGAGTTGGCGGCCCACGGATGCCGAGCGGGCTGGGTGGGCGCCGACCTGAGCACGCGAGACGGTGTGCGTGCGGCGGCCGAGGAGGCAGCCGGGGTGTTCGGGGAGCCCGACATCCTCGTCAATTCCGCCGGGGTCAATCTGCGCCCTCCCATGGGAGAACTGGGCGAAGAGGTGTGGAACACCACCATGGCGGTGAACCTGGAGGCGCCGTACCTGCTGGGACAGCGGTTCGGGCCCGGCATGGCCGAGCGTGGCTTCGGACGCATCATCCACATCACCTCCCAGCAGGCCCATCGGGCGTTCGTCCAGAGCGGAGCCTACGGCGTCTCCAAGGGCGCACTCGAGTCGCTCGCCCGCTCGCAGGCCGAGGCGTGGTCGCCGTACGGCGTCACCTGCAACACGCTGGTACCGGGCTTCGTCATGACTCCGCTCAACGCACGGCTGTCGTCCGACCCCGAGAGGGTCACGGCGCTCGCCGCACGCACGATGATCGGGCGCAACGGCCTGGCCGAGGACTTCGCGGGCGCGGCGGTGTTCCTGGCGAGCCGCGCCTCCTCCTACGTCACCGGGCAGGCGGTCTTCGTCGACGGCGGATTCTCCGTTCACTGAGCCCGACCGGGCGTCTGCGTGAACACAACGGCCGGACGTTGCGCGAGCTGTGCGAGCGCGGGCTGATGCATGGCACGGACACCCGTCTCGCCGTACGAGCGAGTAATACGCGCTGACACGTGAAACGGATAACGATCTCGGTGCACACCTTGCGGAACCGCTCCTCCCATCTAGCCTCCGTGCATGGCATTCCTCTCAAGTCGTCGCAGAAGGGCACGCCTCGCCCCCGAGCTCGATGACGCTGCCCTCAGCAAGCTGCTCAAGTCCCTCCAGGCGACCATGAGCACGGGCACGATCGCGACGACGGATCTCTGCACCGCCCAGATCTCCCGCCTCCTGGACACAGGCGCGGAGGACTGGGACCGCCGCACGCACCGGATGTCCGTCCTGGCGTACCGCCTGTCGGAATCACATGTGCCCCGGGCCTGGGCCACGCGTGAGCCGCGCAATGTGAGCGCGCTGGTGCTGCACGCATGGGCGCAGCTCATACGCGGACGCTCGCAGGGGAACCTGGAGGACGCCACCGCCGTCGCCGACTGCTGTCTGCGGGCCGCGGAACTCGCCCCGGCGGACCCCACCCCCTGGGTGGTCCTCCTGGGGCTGGCACGGCTGCAGCGCCTCAATCAGTCAGAGGTGTTCGGTCTGTGGAACGAGGTGCTGACGCGTGACCGCTGGAATCGCGAGGCGTACCTGAACATGCTGGCCTACCTGGGACCCGAGGAAATGGGGTCGCGCATCCAGGTGCTGGACTTCGTCGACGCCGTCCGCGCCCGCACACCCGAGAACGCGCCCTGCGCGGCGACGGAACTCACCGCCCTGGTCATGCAGTACCAGTCCGTCCTCACCCTGGGCGGGGTGGAGGCGCTGATGGCACGCAAGCACTGGGACCACGCACCGGCCGCCGAGTCCCTCGACCGTGCGGCCCGGACGTGGGCCCAGCCGGGGTTCTTCCAGCACGCCGCCGCCGTTGCCGACCTGAACCTGCTCGCGTACGCGCTGATGGCCGCCGAGCGGCGCGTCCAGGCCCGTCCGGTCTTCGAGGCGATCAGCGGCGCGGTCGCCGCCTGGCCCTGGCGCGTCGGCGGCGACCCCGTCTCCGAGTTCGAGAAGGCCCGGAACAGGTCCACGGCGGGCATGTGACCAAAACCTGTCGGCCCGTCTCGACGCCAGGTCTCCGCGGCATCGGCATCAGCCTCAGCCGGTCGAAGCGGAACGGTGTGAGGATCTCGGGGCGTCGGCCCGTGCGGATGTACTCGGCGAGGCGAGCCCGGTGGCGGGTCCCAGGGTGACGCCGAGCATCCCGTGGCCGGTGGCCGCGAAGGTGTTGTCGTGGCCCGGGAGACGGTCGATGAGCGGGAGGCCGTCCGGGAGGAAGGGCCGACCGCCGACCCACGGATCGCGAATCAGGCTCACCAGGTCGTCGGGGTCGTCGAACCAGCGGCCCAGACAGTGCCGGCTCGCCATCGCCACGGCGACCACGCGGCGCCAGTCGAGACGGTTGTTGTTGCCGCTGTTCATCGGCGGCACCGGAGGCCGGCGCCCCGGTGTCGGCAGGGCCGTCGTGTCCGCCGCCACCGCCGCTCTGCCCGCCCTCATCGCCAACCTGACGCTGGAGCCGGCGCCGACCAGGGTCAACCTCATCGCCGCCGGCTTCGTCGACACGCCCCTGTCGGCCTCACTCCTGGGCGATGAACTCGAGGCCCGGCGCGCGGAGTTGCGCGCCACGTTGCCCATCCGTCGGGTCGTCGGGCCGGCGGACGTCGCCGCCCTGGGCGTACACATCATGTGCAACGGCGCGCTCACCGGCGCGACGTACGGCATCGACGGCGGACAGCAGCTGCTCCCTCGGCGAGCTCCCCTCGGCACACATGGCGACGGACGCCGTTCGGCTACGGCTTCTGCCACACAGAGACATGTGCTCTGCTGTCCGCCGTGAACGGCGCCGCCGTCCAGTCCGCGAACCGCTCGGTCAGTTCGAGTCCCGCGAGCCGGGCCATCAGGTCCAGCTCGGAGGGCCAGACGAACCGGTGGTGGGAGTGAAAGATCTCGGCCCGGCCGTCGCTGATCCGATAGTGGTGGGAGACCAGGCGCTGGTTCACCAAGTCGTAGGTGTCGAAGCCGACATGGTGCTCACCGACGTGGAACGGCCGGGCGGTCTCCCCCGGCGGCAGCCGCTGCAGATCCGGCACACCCACCTCGATCACGAAGCGGCCACCGGGGCGCAGATGGCGAGCGGCGTTGCGGAAGCAGGCGACCTGTTCGTCCTGCGTGAGCAGATTCCCGATGGTGTTGTAGACGAGGTAGACGAGGCTGAACTCGCCCGGCACCCGCACGTCGGCCATGTCCCCCGGCGTCACCGGGATGCCGTCCCCGCCGGGCTTGCGGCGCAACTCCCGCACCATGGGCTCGGACAGCTCGATCCCGGTGACGGACACGCCCCGCTCCCGCAGCGGCAGCGCGACCCGGCCCGTCCCGATCGCGAACTCCAGCGCCGGACCGCCCTCGGCACGCCGGGCGAGGAATTCGACCGTCGGCCCCAGCACCTCCGGCAAGAACATGTACGCCGACGAAGTGTCGTACGTCCGGGCCACTTGCTCGGTCCACACGTCCTGTTCCATGACGCAACACGCTGACACGCCGACGGGTGCACCGCCAACGAATTACGTGTACGAATGACGTCTCCACCGCCCAAGTCGCCCGGCGCACCGGCCTCACAGGCTCAACGTGATGGCAGCGGCAACACCTCCCAGGCCGAGGGCGAACGCGGCCTCGCCCCAACCGCCCGTGCCCCACGGCAGGAACCGGTCGACGGCGAGCCGGCCCGGTCCGATGGCCGCGACGGCCAGGGCGACCACGGTGATGCAGACGTTGTACTCCACGCCGCCGTCCGTCTCCCACAGACCGTGGGCGCCGGTGACGGTCACCATGGCGTTGATCATCACGCCTATCAGCGCCGCGGACGCCAGTGGAGTGAGCAGTCCGAGCGCCAGGCCGAGGCCACCGAGGAGTTCGGACAGGCCGGCCATCAGGGCGAAGAACTTTCCCGGGCGGTAGCCGAGGCCGGCGAACGCCTGACCGACGGCCGTAAGACCATGTCCTCCGAAGATCCCGAACAGTTTCTGCGCGCCGTGCGCGGCCATCAGCAGTCCAATAGTCATTCTGATGAGCAAAAGGCCCCAGTCGGCAGCGGACGACGTCGCTGCGGCGGTCACGTCTTCGTCCTCCGTGGGGCTCGAAGGACGACGCAAGATGTGCTTCACATGCATGGCGATGCTCCGGTAACAACGCCGGAAAGGGCGTTACCCCCAGCTCGGACGGACGCCGAGGCACCGGTCGGCGGTGAGCCCCGCGCGGCACCGCGGGGCGCGGACCACCCCTGCCGATCCTTCCGCACCGGCCATGATCATGCATCTGGGCGGGTGTGGGGGCATGCCGTTCCACGAGTCCCGGATCCGGTCCGGCGGTAGCCTGCTCGTGAGGGCAGCCATGGCCGATGAGGTACGCATCCGGCTCCTCGGCGGCTTCGCTGTGGCGGTCGGGGGCCGCCCGGTCGCCGCCGGGGCGTGGCGGCTGCGCAAGGCCCGGAGCCTGCTGAAGCTGCTGTGTCTGTCACCGGGCCACCGGATGCACCGGGAGCGGCTCTACGACCTGCTGTGGCCGGATCTCGACGGGACGGCCGCGTCGAACAATCTGCACCAGGTGCTGTACGCCGTGCGGCGCGCGCTGGCCTCCGCGGGGGCGCCGGGCGATGTCGTCGTGCTCCGCGACGACATGGTGGTCCTGGCCCCCGACGGCGGTGTACGGATCGACCTCGACGAATGCGACGAGGCGGCCCGGCGGGCCTCGTCCGGCGGCGCCGCCGCGGACTATCGTGCCGCGCTCGCCCTGGCCGAGCCCGGGCTGCTGCCCGAGGACCGTTACGAGCCCTGGGCGGGCGAGGCGGCCGAGGCACTGGAGGCCCGGCGGACCGCCCTCAGGCTGGGACTGGGCGAGGCGCTCGAGCGCGATCACCGCACGGCCGAGGCGATCGACGTACTGCGGGCCCTGGTCGCCGAGGAGCCTCTGCACGAGCCCGGCCACCGGGCACTGATGCGGGTCCTGGCCGATGCCGGGCGCCGCCGGGAGGCACTGGCCGACTACGAGTGTCTGCGGGACGCGCTCCAGCATGACACGGGCGCCGATCCCGACCCGCAGACGCGCGGCCTTTTCCGTGGGCTGCTGGCCGACTCCGTCGAGGCCCGGGAACACCGGCCGCCGGAGCCTCCACGGCTCCATCTGCCGGCTCCGGCGACCGCCCTCATCGGCCGGGAGCGCGAGATGGCCGAGGTGGAGCAGTTGCTCGGACGGAGCCGGCTGCTCACCCTCACGGGGGCCGGGGGCTGCGGCAAGACCCGGCTCGCCCTCGCTGTGGCGGCCCGCCGGGGCGCCGGCTTCCGGGACGGTGCCTGGTTCGTGGACCTCGCCGGGCTGACGGAGACGCATCTCGTCCCCGAGGCGGTCGCCGCGGCCCTGGGCCTGCAACTTCCGCCGTCCGGCGTGGGCCGCGACGCGCTGCTCGCACAGCTGGGCGGCCGGGAGATGCTGCTGGTGCTGGACAACTGCGAGCACCTGATCGACGCATGCGCGACGCTGGCCTCGGAGATCATGGCCCACTGTCCGGGCGTCTTCGTACTCGCGACCAGTCGTGAGCCGCTGCGCAGCTACGGGGAACGTACCTTCAGGGTGCCCTCGCTGGGGCTGCCGGATCCGCACCAGGTGCCGCCCGTGGAGGAACTGGGCCGTTTCGCGTCGGTACGGCTGTTCGTGGAGCGGGCTGCCGACGCGGTCCCCGGATTCCGGCTGACCCCGCAGAACGCGGAGGCCGTCGCGCAGATCTGTTTCCGGCTCGACGGGATGCCCCTGGCCCTGGAGCTCGCGGCGGCTCGGGTGCATGTGCTGGCCCCACGCCAGATCGCGGAACGGCTCGACGACGCCCTGGCCCTGCTCGGCCGGGGCAGCAGGCGCGGCGCGACCCGGCAGGAGACCCTGCTGGCCACCCTGGAGTGGAGCCACCGGCTGCTCGACGACGAGGAACAGTGCCTGTTCCGCCGGCTGGCGGTCTTCGCGGGCGGGTTCTCCCTGGCCGCGGCGGAGGAGGTGTGCGCCGACGGCGCCCACGACATGCCGGTGCTGGACCTCCTCGGCAGGCTGGCCGACAAGTCCCTGGTGTGGGTGGAGCCCCGGCAGGACGAGGTCCGCTACCGGCTGCTGGAGACGATCCGGCAGTACGCCACAGGGCGCCTGCGGGCCGCCGGGGAACTGATGGCGACCGAGGCCCGGCACCGGCGCTTCTACCTGGCACTCGCCGAGGCGCAGGACCGCGAGCCGCCCACCGGAGTCACGGGGGCCACGGCGCTGGAGCTGGAGGCCGACTACGACAATCTCCGCGCCGCCCTGCGCTCCTTCCTGCGCCACGAACCGGACAGCGCGCTGCGCATGGCCGTCGCCCTGCGCATGTTCTGGCCAGAGCGCGGGCGCCTCGCCGAGGGCCGCCGTTGGCTGGAGGACACCCTGGCCGCCGCGCCGGAGCCCACCCCGCAGCGGGCCCGGGCCCTGATGGGGCGGGCCGTGCTGGCGATCCGCCTCGGGGACGCCTCCTGCCTGGAGGACATCGCCGAGCAGATCGTCGAGATCCAGCAGCGGTGGCCGGACCCGGCGGCGCTCGCACGCGCTCACTGCCAGCAGGCGATCCTGCTCTGGATGTGCGGCGCGTGGGACGGCGCCCGCATTGCCCTCGACCGGGCCGGCACGCTCGCCCGCGAGGCGGGCGCCCCCTCCGTCCTCGCCGTCGCCGCGCATCTGGAGGGCGTCTGGGCCGTCTGCCGTGGTGCGGGCACGGTGGCCCGCGAGGCCTGCGGGGAGGGTCTGCGGCTGCTGGACGACGTCGAAGCGAGGGCCGGTCGGTTCTTCCCGGTCATGACCCCCGGATACGCGGTCACGGACGACGCGGCGGGACAGGTCACGGTGCTCTTCGAGGAAACGGTCCTGGCCGGCCGCGTGGTCGGCCCGTCCCGGGCCCGCGGCTACCTCCTGGCGAATCTCGCCTGGGCGAACCGGCTGGAGGGCGACACCGGCGCGTCCATCGCTGCCGCCGAGCGCAGTGCCGACTGCTTCCGTACGCTCGCCGACCCGCACGGGGAATCCCTGGCCCTCAACGCTCTGGGCAACATCCACCGAAGCCGGGGCGATTACGACGCGGCAAGGAAGTTCCTCGACGCGGCACTCGCGATCAGACGCCGGCTCGGCGACCGCCGGGAGGAAGGCATCACCCTCGGCTGCCTCGGGCTGCTCCAGCTCGCCGACGGGGACACCGAAGGCGCGCGGGCGACCATCGCGCATGTCCTCGCGGGCTTCGAGGAGACCGACGACATCCCCGGCACCACCAACAGCCTGCTCCATCTCGCGCACGTGGCCCGGAGCGCCGGTGACACGACACGGGCCCGCACCCTGCTGACCCGCGCCCAGGACCTGGAACACGTCGCCGGTTCGACCTCCGCCAGCGCCTGGGTCCACCTCATGCTGGCGCAACTCCTTCGGCAGACGGGCGACCACGACGCCGCCGAGACGGCCGCCGTCCGGGCCGCCGACCTGTTCACACGCCTCGGCGACACCCGAGGCCCGGCCATCCAGCGGCGCACGCTGTCACCGGCGCCCACCGGGCAAAGCGGCTGCTGAGTGGATGCTAAGAGCCGCTGCCTACGGTCCTGAGTACAGGTTCAAGCACTCACGCTCACACCTACTCACACGCACAACCACTCGCACTCGTACCAAGGAGCCGACCATGTCGATCGACACGGCAAAGGGCGTCCTGGGGGACGCCACCGTCGCCGAACTGGAAGCATGCCTGCGCGGCAGCGTCGTCCGCCCCGGCGACGACGACTACGACCGGGCCCGCGCCGTCTGGAACGCGGCCCACGACAAACACCCGGCACTGATCGTGCGCTGCGCGGGGACCGCGGACGTGATGCGCGCCGTCGAATTCGCCCGCAGCCAGGACCTGCTGGTCGCCGTGCGCGGCGGCTCCCACAGCATCGCCGGGTTCTCGACCTGCGAGGACGGCATCGTCATCGACGTGTCGCCGATGAAGGGCGCCATCGTCGATCCCGTACGCCGCCGGGTGCTCGCCCAGGCAGGCCTGACCTGGGGCGACCTCGACCATGAGACGCAGGCCTTCGGCCTGGCCGTCACCGGCGGCCTGATCTCCACGACCGGTATCTCCGGCTTCACGCTCGGCGGCGGCGTGGGCTGGCTCCTGCGCCGCCACGGACTGACCTCCGACAATCTGACGGCGGCCGAGGTCGTCACCGCGGACGGCAGCGTGGTGCGCGCGGACGAGCGGGAGCACCCCGAGCTCTTCTGGGCCCTGCGGGGCGGCGGCGGCAACTTCGGCGTCGTGACCTCGCTCGAGTACCGACTGCACCCGGTCGGACCCCAGGTCCTGGCAGGCCTGATCTTCTATCCCCTCGATCAGGCCCGGCAGGTCGTCACGGGCTGGCGCGAGCTGACC
Encoded proteins:
- a CDS encoding DoxX family protein, with the protein product MHVKHILRRPSSPTEDEDVTAAATSSAADWGLLLIRMTIGLLMAAHGAQKLFGIFGGHGLTAVGQAFAGLGYRPGKFFALMAGLSELLGGLGLALGLLTPLASAALIGVMINAMVTVTGAHGLWETDGGVEYNVCITVVALAVAAIGPGRLAVDRFLPWGTGGWGEAAFALGLGGVAAAITLSL
- a CDS encoding SDR family oxidoreductase; protein product: MPLFIGGTGGRRPGVGRAVVSAATAALPALIANLTLEPAPTRVNLIAAGFVDTPLSASLLGDELEARRAELRATLPIRRVVGPADVAALGVHIMCNGALTGATYGIDGGQQLLPRRAPLGTHGDGRRSATASATQRHVLCCPP
- a CDS encoding SpoIIE family protein phosphatase, encoding MSTRGGDADHGGPSIPHVPQLLHQPQGLGTLQSDRPVERHRMRMLLLDAVDEDRRDVDVLLTALQQAVAEVHGLGGMVHLPGGGMSGILYLVADSGLPETMTRPWVIIPVRGTAPPSRAARNDTTSWQPDLAPPDPVPGRDPAALWPSGLPAGIGHLAVPIQSGGWRRGALSVLFAPGAEPGAAEREFLTEVAAWMSGRLRASGILNPSPTLLRALENGPGPREAAAPWDAERMPSITYTWDLRTGALTADLPVEEVLAGIDPEVMNGGIEAWAELIHPDDLPGVVAGFDTGIQMRGGFQNEYRIRRQDGTYLWIEACARTITDEEGAPVKVIGTLRDSSETHAAAESVGRALRHMSDGFVSLDTDWRIGFLNQAAEQLLGAAGDVAGSLLWDIPVVSAVPGLEQRCRATVAEGQPAGFDVPGSDGRSWYHLRLVPVPEGLTLYITDTTERHLREAERAAAERAGAERAALVQRITRELAEAVTAQDVMAAVADGVMTPLGATGLVMVGVVGDRLTVVGSRGHSERFTRLLDGQWAVRETNPVGDALRTRAPLYISSPEEFLRRYPETDILIREGGTQAWAFLPLAVSGRGIGAAVICFGRPRVLDDDERTLLTALSGLIAQALERAGLYDEATTRARTLQRSLLPQELPELPEVTAAARYQPAKHGADVGGDWYDVIPLSAARVAFVIGDVMGHGMAEAATMGGLRTAVRTLSELELPPDEILGHLNDIVGEQGTDAFVTCLYGIYDPVTRLLSYASAGQPPPAVAHPDGTVTFLPMTPDPPLGVAAPPFETHETLLPADSLLALYSDGLVESKDRDVTTGMNRLAELLFESVNAMEALPADASDLDALCATLTSALLPAHGELIDDAALLLVRTHPLDAENVAEWPLPEDPVAAGQARDLARAQLDDWDLTDEDLVMTTELLVSELVGNVVRHACGPIRLRMLRSRALICEVSDASLTTPHIRHTSATDEGGRGLQLISALCQRWGTRHTRTGKSIWTEQPLPTASV
- a CDS encoding tetratricopeptide repeat protein, yielding MADEVRIRLLGGFAVAVGGRPVAAGAWRLRKARSLLKLLCLSPGHRMHRERLYDLLWPDLDGTAASNNLHQVLYAVRRALASAGAPGDVVVLRDDMVVLAPDGGVRIDLDECDEAARRASSGGAAADYRAALALAEPGLLPEDRYEPWAGEAAEALEARRTALRLGLGEALERDHRTAEAIDVLRALVAEEPLHEPGHRALMRVLADAGRRREALADYECLRDALQHDTGADPDPQTRGLFRGLLADSVEAREHRPPEPPRLHLPAPATALIGREREMAEVEQLLGRSRLLTLTGAGGCGKTRLALAVAARRGAGFRDGAWFVDLAGLTETHLVPEAVAAALGLQLPPSGVGRDALLAQLGGREMLLVLDNCEHLIDACATLASEIMAHCPGVFVLATSREPLRSYGERTFRVPSLGLPDPHQVPPVEELGRFASVRLFVERAADAVPGFRLTPQNAEAVAQICFRLDGMPLALELAAARVHVLAPRQIAERLDDALALLGRGSRRGATRQETLLATLEWSHRLLDDEEQCLFRRLAVFAGGFSLAAAEEVCADGAHDMPVLDLLGRLADKSLVWVEPRQDEVRYRLLETIRQYATGRLRAAGELMATEARHRRFYLALAEAQDREPPTGVTGATALELEADYDNLRAALRSFLRHEPDSALRMAVALRMFWPERGRLAEGRRWLEDTLAAAPEPTPQRARALMGRAVLAIRLGDASCLEDIAEQIVEIQQRWPDPAALARAHCQQAILLWMCGAWDGARIALDRAGTLAREAGAPSVLAVAAHLEGVWAVCRGAGTVAREACGEGLRLLDDVEARAGRFFPVMTPGYAVTDDAAGQVTVLFEETVLAGRVVGPSRARGYLLANLAWANRLEGDTGASIAAAERSADCFRTLADPHGESLALNALGNIHRSRGDYDAARKFLDAALAIRRRLGDRREEGITLGCLGLLQLADGDTEGARATIAHVLAGFEETDDIPGTTNSLLHLAHVARSAGDTTRARTLLTRAQDLEHVAGSTSASAWVHLMLAQLLRQTGDHDAAETAAVRAADLFTRLGDTRGPAIQRRTLSPAPTGQSGC
- a CDS encoding FAD-binding oxidoreductase — translated: MSIDTAKGVLGDATVAELEACLRGSVVRPGDDDYDRARAVWNAAHDKHPALIVRCAGTADVMRAVEFARSQDLLVAVRGGSHSIAGFSTCEDGIVIDVSPMKGAIVDPVRRRVLAQAGLTWGDLDHETQAFGLAVTGGLISTTGISGFTLGGGVGWLLRRHGLTSDNLTAAEVVTADGSVVRADEREHPELFWALRGGGGNFGVVTSLEYRLHPVGPQVLAGLIFYPLDQARQVVTGWRELTASMPDDLTTLINLTTAPPLPFLPPEVHGTRIAVLAGMYAGDPAAGEAAVAPLRRLGTPIADVMGPMPYTAMQTLLDPLWTAGAHNYFTSAFIEPSDAALDAVLRRHLTTPTPASEVHLHQLGGAFARVPAESTAFSQRDPSMLCNVVARSPDATDFDSHVTWARNTREEIARHGRGTMYVNFTGDGAEDKVRASYPDAVHERLVRVKDTYDPTNLFRLNQNIRPSVGSRS
- a CDS encoding FAD-dependent oxidoreductase; translated protein: MNSGNNNRLDWRRVVAVAMASRHCLGRWFDDPDDLVSLIRDPWVGGRPFLPDGLPLIDRLPGHDNTFAATGHGMLGVTLGPATGLASPSTSARADAPRSSHRSASTG
- a CDS encoding SDR family NAD(P)-dependent oxidoreductase; protein product: MTSQAYLSELFSLDDRIAVVTGGSSGIGRAIARALARAGASVVVVARKEAELAATVGELAAHGCRAGWVGADLSTRDGVRAAAEEAAGVFGEPDILVNSAGVNLRPPMGELGEEVWNTTMAVNLEAPYLLGQRFGPGMAERGFGRIIHITSQQAHRAFVQSGAYGVSKGALESLARSQAEAWSPYGVTCNTLVPGFVMTPLNARLSSDPERVTALAARTMIGRNGLAEDFAGAAVFLASRASSYVTGQAVFVDGGFSVH
- a CDS encoding class I SAM-dependent DNA methyltransferase; its protein translation is MEQDVWTEQVARTYDTSSAYMFLPEVLGPTVEFLARRAEGGPALEFAIGTGRVALPLRERGVSVTGIELSEPMVRELRRKPGGDGIPVTPGDMADVRVPGEFSLVYLVYNTIGNLLTQDEQVACFRNAARHLRPGGRFVIEVGVPDLQRLPPGETARPFHVGEHHVGFDTYDLVNQRLVSHHYRISDGRAEIFHSHHRFVWPSELDLMARLAGLELTERFADWTAAPFTADSRAHVSVWQKP